Proteins encoded in a region of the Panthera tigris isolate Pti1 chromosome B2, P.tigris_Pti1_mat1.1, whole genome shotgun sequence genome:
- the TFEB gene encoding transcription factor EB isoform X2 codes for MASRIGLRMQLMREQVQQEEQRERMQQQAVMHYMQQQQQQQQQQQQLGGPPTPAINTPVHFQSPPPVPGEVLKVQSYLENPTSYHLQQSRDQKVREYLSETYGNKFAAHISPAQGSPKPLPAASPGVRAGHVMSSSAGNSAPNSPMAMLHIGSNPEREFDVIDNIMCLDDVLGFINPETQMPNTLPLSSSHLNVYSGDPQVTASLVGVTSSSCPADLTQKRELTDAESRALAKERQKKDNHNLIERRRRFNINDRIKELGMLIPKANDLDVRWNKGTILKASVDYIRRMQKDLQKSRELETHSRRLEMTNKQLLLRIQELEMQARVHGLPTTSPSGVNMAELAQQVVKQELPSDEGPGEALLLEAEVPDPEPLPALPPQAPLPLPAQPPQPPSPFHHLDFSHGLSFGGGGDEGPPGYPEPLGPEHSSPFPNLSKKDLDLMLLDDSLLPLASDPLFSTMSPEASKASSRRSSFSMEEGDVL; via the exons ATGGCGTCGCGCATCGGGCTGCGGATGCAGCTCATGCGGGAGCAGGTACAGCAGGAGGAACAGCGGGAGCGCATGCAGCAGCAGGCCGTCATGCATTAcatgcagcagcagcagcaacagcagcagcagcagcagcagctgggtgGGCCGCCCACCCCGGCCATCAACACCCCCGTCCACTTCCAGTCTCCGCCACCTGTGCCTGGGGAGGTCCTGAAG gTGCAGTCCTACCTGGAGAACCCTACCTCCTACCACCTGCAGCAGTCCCGGGACCAGAAGGTGCGGGAGTACCTGTCCGAGACCTACGGGAACAAGTTCGCCGCCCACATCAGCCCCGCCCAGGGCTCCCCGAAGCCCCTGCCGGCTGCCTCCCCGGGGGTGCGGGCCGGACACGTGATGTCCTCCTCAGCTGGCAACAGTGCTCCCAACAGCCCCATGGCCATGTTGCACATTGGCTCCAACCCCGAGAGGGAG tttgaTGTCATCGACAACATTATGTGTCTGGATGACGTCCTGGGCTTCATCAATCCTGAAACTCAGATGCCCAACACG TTGCCCCTGTCTAGCAGCCACCTGAACGTGTACAGTGGTGACCCCCAGGTCACAGCCTCCCTGGTGGGCGTCACCAGCAGCTCCTGCCCCGCTGACCTGACCCAGAAGCGAGAGCTTACAG ATGCTGAGAGCCGGGCCCTGGCCAAGGAGCGGCAGAAGAAAGACAATCACAACTTAA TTGAAAGGAGGCGGAGGTTCAACATCAATGACCGCATCAAGGAGCTGGGAATGCTGATCCCCAAGGCCAACGACCT GGACGTGCGCTGGAACAAGGGCACCATCCTCAAGGCCTCGGTCGATTACATCCGGAGGATGCAGAAGGACCTACAGAAGTCCCGGGAGCTGGAGACCCACTCTCGGCGCCTGGAAATGACCAACAAGCAGCTCTTGCTCCGCATCCAG GAGCTCGAGATGCAGGCTCGGGTGCACggcctccccaccacctccccatcAGGCGTGAATATGGCCGAGCTGGCCCAGCAGGTGGTGAAGCAGGAGCTGCCCAGTGATGAGGGCCCGGGGGAGGCCCTGCTGTTGGAGGCCGAGGTCCCGGATCCTGAGCCACTGCCGGCTCTGCCCCCCCAGGCCCCGCTGCCCCTGCCGGCCCAGCCACCTCAGCCACCCTCCCCATTCCACCACCTGGACTTCAGCCACGGCCTGAGCTTTGGGGGCGGGGGCGACGAAGGGCCCCCAGGCTACCCCGAACCTTTGGGGCCAGAGCACAGCTCCCCGTTCCCCAACCTGTCCAAGAAGGATCTGGACCTCATGCTCCTGGACGACTCACTGCTACCGCTGGCCTCCGACCCTCTCTTCTCCACCATGTCCCCCGAGGCCTCCAAGGCCAGTAGCCGCCGGAGCAGCTTCAGCATGGAGGAGGGCGACGTGCTGTGA
- the TFEB gene encoding transcription factor EB isoform X1: protein MRKLGPAPGQGHGPGLWPPKLLSFPGDLLPGDFRLPGLREPVPVAAMASRIGLRMQLMREQVQQEEQRERMQQQAVMHYMQQQQQQQQQQQQLGGPPTPAINTPVHFQSPPPVPGEVLKVQSYLENPTSYHLQQSRDQKVREYLSETYGNKFAAHISPAQGSPKPLPAASPGVRAGHVMSSSAGNSAPNSPMAMLHIGSNPEREFDVIDNIMCLDDVLGFINPETQMPNTLPLSSSHLNVYSGDPQVTASLVGVTSSSCPADLTQKRELTDAESRALAKERQKKDNHNLIERRRRFNINDRIKELGMLIPKANDLDVRWNKGTILKASVDYIRRMQKDLQKSRELETHSRRLEMTNKQLLLRIQELEMQARVHGLPTTSPSGVNMAELAQQVVKQELPSDEGPGEALLLEAEVPDPEPLPALPPQAPLPLPAQPPQPPSPFHHLDFSHGLSFGGGGDEGPPGYPEPLGPEHSSPFPNLSKKDLDLMLLDDSLLPLASDPLFSTMSPEASKASSRRSSFSMEEGDVL, encoded by the exons gGAGCCAGTGCCAGTGGCCGCCATGGCGTCGCGCATCGGGCTGCGGATGCAGCTCATGCGGGAGCAGGTACAGCAGGAGGAACAGCGGGAGCGCATGCAGCAGCAGGCCGTCATGCATTAcatgcagcagcagcagcaacagcagcagcagcagcagcagctgggtgGGCCGCCCACCCCGGCCATCAACACCCCCGTCCACTTCCAGTCTCCGCCACCTGTGCCTGGGGAGGTCCTGAAG gTGCAGTCCTACCTGGAGAACCCTACCTCCTACCACCTGCAGCAGTCCCGGGACCAGAAGGTGCGGGAGTACCTGTCCGAGACCTACGGGAACAAGTTCGCCGCCCACATCAGCCCCGCCCAGGGCTCCCCGAAGCCCCTGCCGGCTGCCTCCCCGGGGGTGCGGGCCGGACACGTGATGTCCTCCTCAGCTGGCAACAGTGCTCCCAACAGCCCCATGGCCATGTTGCACATTGGCTCCAACCCCGAGAGGGAG tttgaTGTCATCGACAACATTATGTGTCTGGATGACGTCCTGGGCTTCATCAATCCTGAAACTCAGATGCCCAACACG TTGCCCCTGTCTAGCAGCCACCTGAACGTGTACAGTGGTGACCCCCAGGTCACAGCCTCCCTGGTGGGCGTCACCAGCAGCTCCTGCCCCGCTGACCTGACCCAGAAGCGAGAGCTTACAG ATGCTGAGAGCCGGGCCCTGGCCAAGGAGCGGCAGAAGAAAGACAATCACAACTTAA TTGAAAGGAGGCGGAGGTTCAACATCAATGACCGCATCAAGGAGCTGGGAATGCTGATCCCCAAGGCCAACGACCT GGACGTGCGCTGGAACAAGGGCACCATCCTCAAGGCCTCGGTCGATTACATCCGGAGGATGCAGAAGGACCTACAGAAGTCCCGGGAGCTGGAGACCCACTCTCGGCGCCTGGAAATGACCAACAAGCAGCTCTTGCTCCGCATCCAG GAGCTCGAGATGCAGGCTCGGGTGCACggcctccccaccacctccccatcAGGCGTGAATATGGCCGAGCTGGCCCAGCAGGTGGTGAAGCAGGAGCTGCCCAGTGATGAGGGCCCGGGGGAGGCCCTGCTGTTGGAGGCCGAGGTCCCGGATCCTGAGCCACTGCCGGCTCTGCCCCCCCAGGCCCCGCTGCCCCTGCCGGCCCAGCCACCTCAGCCACCCTCCCCATTCCACCACCTGGACTTCAGCCACGGCCTGAGCTTTGGGGGCGGGGGCGACGAAGGGCCCCCAGGCTACCCCGAACCTTTGGGGCCAGAGCACAGCTCCCCGTTCCCCAACCTGTCCAAGAAGGATCTGGACCTCATGCTCCTGGACGACTCACTGCTACCGCTGGCCTCCGACCCTCTCTTCTCCACCATGTCCCCCGAGGCCTCCAAGGCCAGTAGCCGCCGGAGCAGCTTCAGCATGGAGGAGGGCGACGTGCTGTGA